One genomic window of Cystobacter fuscus DSM 2262 includes the following:
- a CDS encoding cytochrome c-type biogenesis protein codes for MTAALLSLTLLLASGQYAPQQAGSEPLAPPLEARVQVLGKELRCAVCQGLSVADSPSSMARAQLDKIRELVTEGKTDQEVRDYFVARYGEWVLLQPKAEGVNLLVWLGPLVLLLGGGFVIFRQVRHPPAPAPSPAAPTPSSPAPSDDSVDPYLAAVRREMDQ; via the coding sequence ATGACCGCCGCCCTCCTCTCCCTCACCCTGTTGCTCGCCTCGGGACAGTACGCGCCCCAGCAGGCTGGAAGTGAACCCCTCGCGCCGCCCCTGGAGGCCCGCGTCCAGGTGCTCGGCAAGGAGCTGCGCTGCGCGGTGTGCCAGGGCCTGTCCGTCGCCGACAGCCCCTCCTCCATGGCGCGCGCCCAGCTCGACAAGATTCGCGAGCTGGTCACCGAGGGCAAGACGGACCAGGAGGTGCGCGACTACTTCGTCGCCCGCTATGGCGAGTGGGTGCTCCTGCAGCCCAAGGCCGAGGGCGTCAACCTGCTCGTGTGGCTGGGCCCCCTCGTGCTGCTGCTCGGCGGCGGCTTCGTCATCTTCCGGCAGGTGCGGCACCCGCCCGCCCCGGCCCCCTCCCCGGCCGCGCCCACCCCCTCCAGCCCCGCCCCCTCCGACGACTCCGTGGACCCGTACCTCGCGGCCGTGCGCCGGGAGATGGATCAATGA
- a CDS encoding trypsin-like peptidase domain-containing protein — protein MIRAVNLRPFSSHASWTVLLVLMLAASVAGAQQGALEPWLEARAREHAAWSQDTARGPQGATGLWREWTSREPMLPGFVPPSSLAPLIRAVEAGVVNISASGADNPVMGAARSATGSGFLLTPEGLVVTNNHVVARGDVEASEIVVRLSDGREFLSEVVGRDASTDVALLRLLGQDVRGLPAVYLGDSDRLEVGDWVVAIGNPFGLDHSVSHGMISAKERVIGVGPFDDFIQTDALINPGNSGGPLFNMRGEVVGVNTAIISEGQGIGFAVPINMVKDLLPNLSRNGQLQRGWLGVVIDEQSQVGTRAAIVKQVYRNSPAAQAGIRAGDQLVGVNGKPVDSYQQLLRKVTMLAPQTQVKLTLLREGESQDVVVKLTARPAQEVLSALSGPGNLGDFGLVLRDVSPEVAAPLGLEPYAGVLVSGVVPRSAAARAGLQPGDVVTEVNRRKVKDVGAVKGALERGTGAAVLLRIQRGERQQYVALEP, from the coding sequence ATGATCCGAGCCGTGAACCTCCGCCCCTTCTCGTCGCATGCCTCGTGGACCGTCCTGCTGGTGCTGATGCTCGCCGCGTCGGTGGCCGGTGCGCAGCAGGGAGCGCTGGAGCCCTGGCTCGAGGCCCGGGCGCGCGAGCACGCCGCCTGGTCGCAAGACACGGCCCGGGGACCGCAGGGCGCGACGGGCCTGTGGCGCGAGTGGACCTCGCGCGAGCCGATGCTGCCGGGCTTCGTGCCTCCCAGCTCCCTGGCACCGCTCATCCGGGCCGTGGAGGCGGGCGTGGTGAACATCAGCGCCTCGGGGGCGGACAACCCCGTCATGGGCGCGGCGCGCTCGGCGACCGGCTCGGGCTTCCTCCTCACCCCGGAGGGCCTGGTGGTGACGAACAACCACGTGGTGGCGCGCGGGGACGTGGAGGCCAGTGAGATCGTGGTGCGCCTGTCCGACGGGCGGGAGTTCCTCTCCGAGGTGGTGGGACGGGATGCGTCCACGGACGTGGCGCTCCTGCGGCTGCTGGGTCAGGACGTGCGGGGGCTGCCGGCGGTGTACCTGGGGGACTCGGACCGGCTGGAGGTGGGCGACTGGGTGGTGGCCATCGGCAACCCGTTCGGGTTGGATCACTCGGTGTCGCACGGGATGATCTCCGCCAAGGAGCGGGTGATCGGCGTGGGCCCCTTCGATGACTTCATCCAGACGGACGCCCTCATCAACCCGGGCAACTCGGGCGGGCCGCTCTTCAACATGCGCGGCGAGGTGGTGGGCGTGAACACGGCCATCATCAGCGAGGGGCAGGGCATTGGCTTCGCGGTGCCCATCAACATGGTGAAGGATCTGCTGCCCAACCTGAGCCGCAACGGCCAGCTGCAGCGCGGCTGGCTGGGGGTGGTGATCGACGAGCAGTCCCAGGTGGGCACCCGCGCCGCGATCGTCAAGCAGGTGTACCGCAACAGCCCGGCGGCGCAGGCGGGCATCCGAGCGGGGGATCAACTGGTGGGGGTGAACGGCAAGCCCGTGGACTCCTACCAACAGCTCCTGCGCAAGGTGACCATGCTGGCGCCGCAGACCCAGGTGAAGCTCACGCTCTTGCGCGAGGGCGAGTCGCAGGACGTGGTGGTGAAGCTGACGGCCCGCCCGGCGCAGGAGGTGCTGTCGGCGCTGTCGGGCCCCGGCAACCTGGGCGACTTCGGCCTGGTGCTGCGCGACGTGTCCCCCGAGGTGGCGGCGCCCCTGGGCCTGGAGCCCTACGCGGGGGTGCTGGTGTCGGGGGTGGTGCCGCGCTCCGCGGCGGCCCGCGCGGGCCTGCAGCCCGGGGACGTGGTGACGGAGGTCAACCGCCGCAAGGTGAAGGACGTGGGGGCGGTGAAGGGCGCGCTGGAGCGGGGCACGGGCGCCGCCGTGCTGCTGCGCATCCAGCGCGGCGAGCGGCAACAGTACGTCGCGCTGGAGCCCTGA
- a CDS encoding nucleotide exchange factor GrpE, which translates to MNGNSRTDDRSQETQAQEPVVTSPEAAPDASAQTDSPPQAPSEASAEVERLQAELASTRRRVDQLARAYQELEKDREEFKQRLSRERERMLDVERGKVATMLLEAVDELDLSLSLGGADASSGLAKGVKMIRDGLLGKLQQAGVERLQLVGQPYDPNTAEATDMEITPNPEEDQRVVAEARAGYRMKDRIIRPARVKVAKYVAPAKA; encoded by the coding sequence ATGAATGGCAATTCCCGGACAGACGACCGCTCCCAGGAGACGCAGGCGCAGGAGCCCGTCGTGACCTCGCCCGAGGCGGCTCCCGACGCGTCCGCGCAGACGGACTCCCCGCCGCAGGCGCCCTCCGAGGCCTCGGCCGAGGTGGAGCGCCTCCAGGCGGAGCTGGCCTCGACCCGGCGCCGCGTGGACCAACTGGCGCGCGCCTACCAGGAGCTGGAGAAGGATCGCGAGGAGTTCAAGCAGCGCCTGTCGCGTGAGCGCGAGCGCATGCTCGACGTGGAGCGGGGCAAGGTGGCCACGATGCTCCTCGAGGCGGTGGACGAGTTGGATCTCAGCCTCTCCCTGGGCGGCGCCGATGCCTCTTCCGGCCTGGCCAAGGGCGTGAAGATGATCCGCGACGGACTGCTCGGCAAATTGCAGCAGGCGGGCGTCGAGCGGCTGCAGTTGGTGGGTCAGCCGTACGATCCCAACACCGCCGAGGCCACGGACATGGAGATCACCCCCAATCCCGAGGAGGATCAGCGGGTGGTGGCGGAGGCCCGGGCGGGCTACCGGATGAAGGACCGCATCATCCGCCCGGCGCGGGTGAAGGTGGCCAAGTACGTCGCTCCCGCGAAGGCCTGA
- a CDS encoding PilZ domain-containing protein, protein MAQVQVRERRAHLRFDKVFTIYLSTEGGLSRGIGRNISQQGLFVETREPLTLGERVKVTFAGEDGTEMTCLCEVRYQVALAYGRKDGREGNSRGVGLRIVAYEVQEDQPLLLVARERVMH, encoded by the coding sequence TTGGCACAGGTTCAGGTCCGAGAGCGCCGCGCCCATCTGCGTTTCGACAAGGTCTTCACCATCTACCTCTCCACGGAGGGGGGGTTGAGCCGGGGGATTGGCCGCAACATCAGCCAGCAGGGCCTGTTCGTGGAGACGCGCGAGCCCCTGACGCTGGGAGAGCGGGTGAAGGTGACGTTCGCGGGCGAGGACGGCACGGAGATGACGTGCCTGTGCGAGGTACGCTACCAGGTGGCGCTGGCGTACGGGCGCAAGGACGGGCGCGAGGGCAACAGCCGCGGCGTGGGCCTGCGCATCGTGGCCTATGAGGTCCAGGAGGATCAGCCCCTGCTGCTGGTGGCGCGCGAGCGCGTCATGCACTGA
- a CDS encoding Glu/Leu/Phe/Val family dehydrogenase, with product MASEENFMRAPAPTPKRTVYTEAMEIFHRAADLIGLDKRVRLELEEPDYEHIFYVTAKLKDRLVPLAPEQARDFADLPPTQVRNPEGLERLADGKIILNGRALLGSDVSIRRGHLRLPDGHVYQLVPGESQRFKAYRVQHNQARGPYKGGIRYHREVSLDLFKALAAEMTWKTAISEVPFGGGKGGIQIDPRSYGREELENITLRFMYKLKSMIGPNIDIPAPDVGTNGDIMALMYRQYSDGERDRHGMRGIVTGKDVRIGGSEGRAAATGQGVAYCIEDYYAEKGENLRGKSFILQGFGNVGSHGAAILQRMGARLLAVNDADGTIYNGDGIDVPALLAYINDPKNLRRSVVGFPGAQKIDKKDFWEVQADICLPAALGGEITADVAERLKVKLVAEGANGPTTPDADRVLQKRGIDMIPDIIANAGGVTVSYYEWIQNKRMERWSEPEVNQRLEHAMKRNYRIIRDISRNQARRSDTHDSRPFCIGKEVDPRCAAMILALKRIEAHYLLEGFSQ from the coding sequence ATGGCCAGTGAAGAGAACTTCATGCGCGCCCCGGCGCCGACGCCCAAGCGCACCGTCTACACGGAGGCGATGGAGATCTTCCATCGCGCCGCCGATCTCATCGGGCTGGACAAGCGCGTCCGTCTCGAGCTCGAGGAGCCCGACTACGAGCACATCTTCTACGTCACCGCGAAGCTGAAGGACCGCCTGGTGCCTCTGGCGCCCGAGCAGGCGCGCGACTTCGCGGACCTGCCGCCCACCCAGGTGCGCAACCCCGAGGGCCTCGAGCGCCTGGCCGACGGGAAGATCATCCTCAATGGCCGCGCCCTGCTCGGCTCGGACGTCTCCATCCGCCGCGGTCACCTGCGCCTTCCCGACGGCCACGTGTACCAGCTCGTTCCCGGCGAGTCCCAGCGCTTCAAGGCCTACCGCGTCCAGCACAACCAGGCGCGCGGCCCCTACAAGGGCGGCATCCGCTACCACCGCGAGGTGTCGCTGGACTTGTTCAAGGCGCTCGCCGCGGAGATGACCTGGAAGACGGCCATCTCCGAGGTGCCGTTTGGCGGGGGCAAGGGTGGCATCCAGATCGATCCGCGCTCGTACGGCCGGGAGGAGCTGGAGAACATCACCCTGCGCTTCATGTACAAGCTCAAGAGCATGATCGGCCCCAACATCGACATCCCCGCGCCGGACGTGGGGACCAACGGGGACATCATGGCGCTCATGTACCGGCAGTACTCGGACGGTGAGCGCGACCGCCACGGCATGCGCGGCATCGTCACGGGCAAGGACGTGCGCATCGGCGGCTCCGAGGGCCGCGCGGCCGCCACCGGCCAGGGCGTGGCGTACTGCATCGAGGACTACTACGCCGAGAAGGGCGAGAACCTGCGCGGCAAGAGCTTCATCCTCCAGGGCTTCGGCAACGTGGGCAGCCACGGCGCCGCCATCCTCCAGCGCATGGGCGCGCGCCTGCTCGCGGTGAACGACGCCGACGGCACCATCTACAACGGCGATGGCATCGACGTGCCCGCCCTGCTCGCCTACATCAACGACCCCAAGAACCTGCGCCGCAGCGTGGTGGGCTTCCCCGGCGCCCAGAAGATCGACAAGAAGGACTTCTGGGAGGTGCAGGCCGACATCTGCCTGCCCGCCGCCCTGGGTGGCGAAATCACCGCCGACGTGGCCGAGCGCCTCAAGGTGAAGCTCGTGGCCGAGGGCGCCAACGGCCCCACCACCCCGGACGCCGACCGCGTCCTGCAGAAGCGCGGCATCGACATGATCCCCGACATCATCGCCAACGCTGGCGGTGTGACGGTGAGCTACTACGAGTGGATCCAGAACAAGCGCATGGAGCGCTGGAGCGAGCCCGAGGTCAACCAGCGCCTCGAGCACGCCATGAAGCGCAACTACCGCATCATCCGCGACATCTCGCGCAACCAGGCGCGCCGCTCGGACACCCACGACAGCCGGCCGTTCTGCATCGGCAAGGAAGTGGACCCGCGCTGCGCCGCGATGATCCTCGCGCTCAAGCGCATCGAGGCCCACTACCTCCTCGAGGGCTTCTCCCAGTAG
- a CDS encoding DUF6066 family protein: protein MKRFILAVALLLPSLVLADADPRFARLRDQAEPLGSLSAFLDKYVGECSGLFAGLGCRDAAEAFRKQYEGKRLYMIVGEDVATMVRPGPYQPGSGNYVIEVTPSFPGGAYVLTQGTPGQLAADDKPLLPPLRVTGTTPPGWNATDFMRLFSSRQVRLQVIFAPQTLWGLERKQGSGKQYGVSARVEALLLTNARTGEPLGLWFADEAKAKKK from the coding sequence ATGAAACGATTCATCCTGGCCGTTGCCCTGTTGCTGCCATCGCTCGTCCTGGCGGACGCGGATCCCCGCTTCGCCCGGTTGAGGGATCAGGCCGAGCCCCTGGGGAGCCTGTCGGCGTTCCTGGACAAGTACGTGGGGGAGTGCAGTGGCCTGTTCGCGGGCCTGGGCTGCCGCGACGCCGCCGAGGCCTTCCGCAAACAGTATGAGGGCAAACGGCTATACATGATCGTCGGAGAGGACGTGGCGACGATGGTGCGCCCGGGCCCGTACCAGCCCGGCAGCGGCAACTACGTCATCGAGGTCACCCCGTCCTTCCCCGGAGGGGCCTACGTGCTCACCCAGGGGACACCCGGTCAGCTGGCGGCGGACGACAAGCCCCTGTTGCCCCCCCTGCGCGTCACGGGCACCACGCCGCCCGGGTGGAACGCCACCGACTTCATGCGCCTGTTCTCCTCGCGCCAGGTCCGGCTCCAGGTCATCTTCGCGCCGCAGACGCTCTGGGGACTGGAGCGCAAGCAGGGCAGCGGCAAGCAGTACGGCGTGTCCGCCCGCGTCGAGGCGCTGCTCTTGACGAACGCGCGCACCGGCGAGCCGCTCGGCCTGTGGTTCGCCGACGAGGCGAAGGCGAAGAAGAAGTAG
- a CDS encoding (deoxy)nucleoside triphosphate pyrophosphohydrolase gives MARRHIRVVGAMLQNAEGRYLITQRPPKATLPLLWEFPGGRVEEAESDEQALAREIREEMGVEVEVLEQALHTHHEYPSYDIDFRVYRCRLASPESDIKHLRVHDHCWVKLEDMSKYQFPDADAKTLAKLLGLEA, from the coding sequence ATGGCTCGCCGTCACATCCGCGTCGTCGGCGCGATGCTGCAGAACGCCGAGGGGCGCTACCTCATCACCCAGCGTCCCCCCAAGGCGACGCTGCCGCTGTTGTGGGAGTTCCCCGGGGGCCGCGTCGAGGAGGCGGAGTCCGACGAGCAGGCGCTCGCCCGGGAGATCCGCGAGGAGATGGGCGTGGAGGTGGAGGTGCTGGAGCAGGCCCTGCACACCCACCACGAGTACCCCTCCTATGACATCGACTTCCGGGTGTACCGCTGTCGGCTCGCCAGCCCCGAGTCGGACATCAAACACCTGCGCGTGCATGACCACTGCTGGGTGAAGCTCGAGGACATGTCGAAGTACCAGTTCCCCGACGCGGACGCGAAGACGCTGGCCAAGCTGCTGGGTCTGGAAGCCTGA
- a CDS encoding helix-turn-helix transcriptional regulator, whose product MALPRGLASTIGTAARAARVRANLTQEDVAERVGLATEVYGRLERGGMLPSVPTLKKLCEILRIPSDVLLGLTPAQENFWTKETPARPTEEPVEIRRLVRTVKKLEPAEFRLLSLIATGLLRLRIVRQGRPAPPGPPRPS is encoded by the coding sequence ATGGCACTCCCACGAGGACTGGCATCGACCATCGGGACCGCGGCCCGGGCGGCTCGAGTCCGCGCCAATCTCACCCAGGAAGACGTCGCCGAGCGGGTGGGACTCGCCACCGAGGTCTACGGACGGCTGGAGCGCGGCGGGATGCTGCCGAGCGTGCCCACCTTGAAGAAACTGTGTGAAATCCTCCGCATCCCCTCGGACGTGCTGCTGGGGCTGACGCCCGCGCAGGAGAACTTCTGGACGAAGGAGACACCCGCCCGGCCCACCGAGGAGCCCGTGGAGATCCGCCGCCTGGTGCGCACGGTGAAGAAGCTGGAGCCCGCCGAGTTCCGCCTGCTCAGCCTGATCGCCACCGGCTTGTTGCGCCTGCGGATCGTGCGCCAGGGCCGCCCCGCCCCCCCCGGTCCCCCCCGCCCCTCTTAG
- the ftsH gene encoding ATP-dependent zinc metalloprotease FtsH has protein sequence MKPENTIPPGGTPRGKKQDKSPTPTPKGFRFGSPLGYILLLVLGFMLFRNVFQDAGVQRVTYSRFRESLSEGKFSRVQLSPEWVKGYLKDGAAPATDASGQGGGVGGPLRGEPGALPWLAYRVQGDNDLVPLLEEKGVQYEAVPQSNFSDVLWVWLVPLGLAFFFWSFMMRRMAGGMGQGPQSVMSFGKTRAKVQAEADTGVGFKDVAGVDEAVDELREIVEFLKTPEKFRRLGGRIPKGVLLVGPPGTGKTLLARAVAGEAGVPFFSLSGSEFVEMFVGVGAARVRDLFAQATSKAPCIIFIDELDAIGKSRNSGVAGGHDEREQTLNQLLAEMDGFDSRAGLIILAATNRPEILDSALMRPGRFDRQVLVDRPDKRGRERVLEIHSKGVKLGPDVDLKSIASRTPGFAGADLANVVNEAALLAARKNRDAVTRADFEEAIERVVAGLQKKNRRMNEREKDIVAHHEAGHTVVGWMLPHAERVTKVSIIPRGIAALGYTMSMPLEDRYLMSFDELRDKMAAMMGGRAAEEIFIGEVSTGASNDLKQATDVAKLMVRDYGMSSLGPVALGPDQGPGFLRGAGLPETRTYSEQTARMVDEEIRKMVTEALDRARQVLTHHRDKVEALAARLLATEVVDEDELRTILGPKAVAERGLLHPEAHQVVSAHPVGTDEPAPSGTQHARGTLPDV, from the coding sequence ATGAAGCCCGAGAACACGATACCGCCGGGTGGAACCCCACGCGGCAAGAAGCAGGACAAGTCACCGACTCCTACTCCCAAGGGGTTCCGGTTCGGATCCCCGCTGGGTTACATCCTTCTGCTCGTTCTGGGCTTCATGCTCTTCCGCAATGTCTTCCAGGACGCGGGCGTGCAGCGGGTGACGTACAGCCGGTTCCGCGAGTCGCTCTCGGAAGGCAAGTTCTCGCGCGTGCAGCTGTCGCCCGAGTGGGTGAAGGGCTACCTCAAGGACGGGGCCGCGCCCGCGACGGACGCCTCGGGACAGGGGGGCGGCGTGGGAGGACCGCTGCGCGGCGAGCCGGGCGCCTTGCCGTGGCTGGCCTACCGGGTCCAGGGGGACAACGATCTCGTGCCGCTCCTGGAGGAGAAGGGCGTGCAGTACGAGGCGGTGCCCCAGTCGAATTTCTCCGACGTGCTGTGGGTGTGGCTGGTGCCGCTGGGCCTGGCCTTCTTCTTCTGGAGCTTCATGATGCGCCGCATGGCCGGGGGCATGGGCCAGGGGCCGCAGAGCGTCATGAGCTTCGGGAAGACGCGCGCCAAGGTGCAGGCCGAGGCCGACACGGGCGTGGGCTTCAAGGACGTGGCGGGCGTGGACGAGGCCGTCGACGAGCTGCGGGAGATCGTCGAGTTCCTCAAGACGCCGGAGAAGTTCCGCCGCCTGGGCGGGCGCATTCCCAAGGGCGTGCTCCTGGTGGGCCCTCCGGGCACGGGCAAGACGCTGCTGGCGCGCGCGGTAGCGGGCGAGGCCGGGGTGCCCTTCTTCAGCCTGTCCGGCTCCGAGTTCGTGGAGATGTTCGTCGGCGTGGGCGCCGCCCGGGTGCGCGACCTGTTCGCCCAGGCCACGTCCAAGGCGCCGTGCATCATCTTCATCGACGAGCTGGACGCCATCGGCAAGAGCCGCAACTCGGGCGTGGCGGGTGGCCATGACGAGCGCGAGCAGACGCTCAACCAGCTGCTCGCCGAGATGGACGGCTTCGACAGCCGCGCGGGCCTCATCATCCTGGCGGCGACCAACCGTCCGGAGATCCTGGACAGCGCGCTCATGCGTCCGGGCCGCTTCGATCGGCAGGTGCTGGTGGACCGTCCGGACAAGCGTGGCCGCGAGCGGGTGCTGGAGATCCACTCCAAGGGCGTGAAGCTGGGGCCGGACGTGGACCTCAAGTCCATCGCCTCGCGCACCCCGGGCTTCGCGGGAGCGGACCTGGCCAACGTGGTGAACGAGGCGGCGCTGCTCGCCGCGCGCAAGAACCGCGACGCGGTGACGCGCGCGGACTTCGAGGAGGCCATCGAGCGCGTGGTGGCGGGTCTGCAGAAGAAGAACCGCCGGATGAACGAGCGCGAGAAGGACATCGTCGCGCACCACGAGGCGGGCCACACGGTGGTGGGCTGGATGCTGCCGCACGCCGAGCGGGTGACGAAGGTCTCCATCATCCCCCGGGGCATCGCCGCGCTGGGCTACACCATGTCGATGCCGCTGGAGGACCGCTACCTCATGTCCTTCGACGAGCTGCGCGACAAGATGGCCGCGATGATGGGCGGCCGCGCCGCCGAGGAGATCTTCATCGGCGAGGTGTCCACGGGTGCCTCCAACGACCTGAAGCAGGCCACCGACGTCGCCAAGCTCATGGTGCGTGACTACGGCATGAGTTCGCTGGGCCCGGTGGCACTGGGCCCGGATCAGGGCCCGGGCTTCCTGCGCGGCGCGGGCCTGCCGGAGACGCGCACCTACTCCGAGCAGACGGCGCGCATGGTGGACGAGGAGATCCGCAAGATGGTCACCGAGGCGCTCGACCGGGCGCGTCAGGTGCTCACCCACCACCGCGACAAGGTGGAGGCGCTGGCGGCCCGGCTGCTGGCCACCGAGGTGGTGGACGAGGACGAGCTGCGCACCATCCTCGGGCCCAAGGCCGTCGCCGAGCGGGGCCTCTTGCATCCCGAGGCCCACCAGGTGGTCTCCGCCCACCCCGTGGGCACCGACGAGCCGGCGCCCTCGGGCACCCAGCACGCCCGGGGCACGCTCCCCGACGTGTAG
- a CDS encoding tetratricopeptide repeat protein, protein MNPPTNWTPGLAVLAVGVIAAVLFLLTQRRKGAPSASRDDVLEDLERRYQSRIEQLKELAADKHTLAPERYEAERSRLEQEAVAALRARDEHLKARDKAPAPSTPAPAPTGLLSPQFKGALWGGGIVLFFGVLGYTLVSEQHPRGENEAATGRVPPGAMGSADAQQQGAPQMDSELQQAWEKLQKNPADLESASIVSHELIRNQMYEEAERVTLRALAVDPFNVELRVHQGVLLAVRGDESGARRELLRLADTYPDAQEGLLFLGALAMKQGDKAAALESFERFAVEVPSSMHPPPLLAAIQQLRAELGR, encoded by the coding sequence ATGAACCCCCCCACCAACTGGACTCCTGGCCTCGCCGTGCTCGCGGTGGGTGTCATCGCCGCGGTGCTCTTCCTGCTCACCCAGCGCCGCAAGGGCGCGCCCTCCGCCTCGCGCGATGACGTGCTCGAGGACCTGGAGCGGCGCTACCAGTCGCGCATCGAGCAGCTCAAGGAGCTCGCGGCGGACAAGCACACCCTGGCGCCCGAGCGCTACGAGGCGGAGCGCTCCCGGCTGGAGCAGGAGGCCGTGGCCGCCCTGCGCGCCCGGGACGAGCACCTCAAGGCCCGCGACAAGGCGCCCGCCCCCTCCACGCCCGCCCCTGCCCCCACCGGATTGCTGTCGCCGCAGTTCAAGGGCGCGCTGTGGGGCGGTGGCATCGTGCTGTTCTTCGGAGTGCTGGGCTACACGCTCGTGTCCGAGCAGCACCCGCGGGGCGAGAACGAGGCGGCCACGGGCCGCGTGCCTCCGGGGGCCATGGGCTCGGCGGACGCGCAGCAGCAGGGCGCGCCCCAGATGGACTCGGAGCTGCAGCAGGCCTGGGAGAAGTTGCAGAAGAATCCCGCGGACCTGGAGTCCGCCTCCATCGTGAGCCACGAGCTCATCCGCAACCAGATGTACGAGGAGGCCGAGCGCGTCACCCTGCGCGCCCTGGCGGTGGATCCCTTCAACGTGGAGCTGCGCGTGCACCAGGGCGTGCTCCTGGCCGTGCGCGGTGACGAGTCCGGCGCGCGGCGCGAGTTGCTGCGGCTGGCGGACACCTACCCGGACGCGCAGGAGGGACTGCTGTTCCTGGGCGCGCTCGCCATGAAGCAGGGCGACAAGGCCGCGGCCCTGGAGTCCTTCGAGCGCTTCGCGGTCGAGGTGCCCAGCAGCATGCACCCGCCGCCCCTGCTCGCCGCCATCCAGCAGCTGCGTGCCGAGCTGGGCCGCTAA
- a CDS encoding serine/threonine-protein kinase yields the protein MSSRQNPDPSPKPSPPVVIETGMASFELVRSLGQGHHGELLLTRQRYAGGLGGYTVVKRLNRVVRQEDYQRLVEEARLAGQMRHPNILAVQMLGGSAAEPLLFVEYTEGQRLGDVMRRAERAGRDFSEAFACYVTAEVAEGLHYAHTLVDDKGRHLGIVHRDVTPQGILLGREGEVKLVDFGAAWSRLEGRISTEGDSDLGNVSYSSPERANLDQLDGRSDLFSLGLVFLQLLTGRHLLDAEQRHEAELLGRQLRARGESGWGGLEELSAPRTADLLKRMRELRSEQVEAAIQGLPELPRAVLRRLLAPRREERFATGAELARVLRDHVWSKGWRYGRPELVAEVAALEGPVPGDLENTGDEARRGRGGGKERPGGGGPKGP from the coding sequence ATGTCGAGTCGGCAGAATCCGGATCCCTCCCCCAAGCCGTCCCCCCCCGTGGTGATCGAAACCGGAATGGCGAGCTTCGAGCTCGTGCGTTCGCTGGGGCAGGGCCACCATGGGGAACTGTTGCTCACGCGTCAGCGCTACGCGGGGGGGCTGGGGGGCTACACGGTGGTCAAGCGGCTCAACCGCGTGGTGCGCCAGGAGGACTACCAGCGGCTGGTGGAGGAGGCGCGCCTGGCGGGGCAGATGCGCCACCCCAACATCCTCGCGGTGCAGATGCTCGGGGGCAGCGCGGCCGAGCCCCTGCTCTTCGTGGAGTACACCGAGGGCCAGCGCCTGGGGGACGTGATGCGCCGGGCCGAGCGCGCGGGCCGCGACTTCTCCGAGGCGTTCGCCTGCTACGTGACGGCCGAGGTCGCCGAGGGGCTGCACTACGCGCACACCCTGGTGGACGACAAGGGGCGGCACCTGGGCATCGTCCACCGGGACGTGACGCCCCAGGGCATCCTCCTGGGCCGGGAGGGCGAGGTGAAGCTGGTGGACTTCGGGGCGGCCTGGTCCCGGTTGGAGGGGCGCATCTCCACCGAGGGCGACAGTGACCTGGGCAACGTGTCCTACAGCTCGCCGGAGCGGGCCAACCTGGATCAGCTCGACGGGCGCTCGGATCTCTTCTCCCTGGGGCTCGTCTTCCTCCAGCTGCTCACCGGCCGGCACCTGCTGGACGCCGAGCAACGCCACGAGGCGGAGCTGCTCGGCCGCCAGTTGCGCGCGCGGGGCGAGTCGGGCTGGGGGGGGCTGGAGGAGCTGAGCGCGCCGCGCACCGCGGACCTGCTCAAGCGCATGCGCGAGCTGCGCTCCGAGCAGGTGGAGGCGGCCATCCAGGGGCTGCCCGAGCTGCCCCGGGCCGTGCTCCGCCGGCTGCTGGCTCCCCGGCGTGAGGAACGCTTCGCCACGGGGGCGGAACTGGCCCGGGTCCTGAGGGATCATGTGTGGTCCAAGGGATGGCGCTATGGGCGCCCCGAGCTGGTGGCCGAGGTGGCGGCCCTGGAGGGGCCGGTGCCGGGAGACCTGGAGAACACGGGGGACGAGGCCCGCCGGGGGAGGGGGGGAGGGAAGGAGCGCCCGGGGGGCGGGGGGCCCAAAGGTCCCTGA